The Halorientalis sp. IM1011 genome window below encodes:
- a CDS encoding phosphatidylserine/phosphatidylglycerophosphate/cardiolipin synthase family protein, with translation MTDDHDSICSNFAVVRQFDDLDRVVAIRDTILALDHSDVTRADVDRGLETPLTTREMAALFTCLQKNGAATQSATDERGFADYTFEVDPLEVDRVLTQQAAVIASDGRSSQTGQDDVVEFVATLPGGFEPTSARVRSIPDIASTIRNQVFDADSSVRIANPYFDPSLELVADLASLPQRGVETRLLTRETADEEGDTRTTLNKMWDLIDKDHRDNFEVRDLYRWDEKQGSQAFATHAKIVIVDDRVCYVGSANLTDTSLSTNFEFGVVVEGDIVKEAATVFDEVFEYSYPVDLPI, from the coding sequence GTGACCGACGATCACGATTCAATCTGTTCGAACTTTGCGGTGGTTCGCCAGTTCGATGATCTTGACCGTGTCGTCGCTATCCGAGACACCATCTTGGCTCTTGACCACAGCGACGTAACTCGGGCAGACGTTGATCGGGGGTTAGAAACACCGCTGACAACCCGAGAAATGGCTGCCCTCTTCACCTGTCTTCAGAAGAACGGAGCAGCAACTCAATCAGCGACCGACGAGCGGGGGTTTGCGGACTACACTTTCGAGGTCGATCCTCTCGAAGTGGATCGAGTACTGACCCAGCAAGCCGCGGTGATTGCATCCGACGGTCGTTCCTCCCAAACGGGCCAGGACGACGTCGTCGAGTTCGTGGCCACACTTCCGGGAGGATTCGAACCGACTTCCGCACGCGTCCGTTCGATCCCAGACATCGCCTCTACGATCCGCAACCAAGTGTTCGACGCCGATTCGTCGGTCCGAATCGCCAACCCGTACTTCGATCCATCACTCGAACTCGTGGCCGACCTTGCGAGTCTCCCCCAACGAGGTGTCGAGACACGACTACTGACCCGAGAAACCGCAGACGAGGAAGGCGATACACGAACGACGCTCAATAAGATGTGGGACTTGATCGACAAGGACCACCGCGACAACTTCGAGGTGAGAGACCTCTACCGATGGGACGAGAAACAGGGCTCTCAGGCGTTTGCGACTCACGCGAAGATCGTGATCGTTGACGATAGGGTCTGCTACGTCGGAAGCGCGAACCTGACTGATACGAGTCTCTCGACTAACTTCGAGTTCGGCGTCGTCGTGGAAGGTGACATAGTCAAGGAGGCCGCGACGGTGTTCGACGAAGTGTTCGAGTACTCGTACCCAGTTGATCTCCCGATATAG
- a CDS encoding DUF262 domain-containing protein, with amino-acid sequence MQHGDPIRPDDEPIGSYIEGLKQKEYQIPTFQREVVWERDNIKKLWDSIYRFYPIGSILIWNSDTELEKHREIGGHEINDPDKNSNFNYILDGQQRTTSLLTSLYGVKGEWEGDFDPTLYIDLTVEEADDVDDANYKRRFLFEDEVDDDSEHVFKIIDIYKDPWEIDDQLAAQGLENGHPIRDRLRSFSKVLQQYRIPFIKLRDIEINEVTEIFERVNQEGEPLDIFDIIVAKTFRPTGHPDGGFYLREMIEDFRENTEGEFVSISNKTYLEMLAMIIKYHVDDNEVNNITNRFLNEIKTHHIEAVWDEAKRAFRMTFDFFENHLNLKGPNLIPFRYFYITVAFYFYENDDPDYDFLKKYFWFYSFQSENLLRHTGHLRQDHLDPLYDEKTGGEFEFEEFRLNKHDLRSASYSYQGRFSRAILAFIASHDPKDWKHYDRSVLTDVYYQLQKEPNLHHIFPRNFIENYPGEDEYDEDSLMNIAYLPQITNLEISDRNPVEYLRDYDGDGFEAVLASHLIPQVLLEWSRDDDVGYKTLDEFINRRVELFISEIDDHLEGIPLNVHDSAAQDTDVRVLIEDGETQTTEFKSTLRTDVKDQGMPMGRVEYQCLKTINGFLNSTEGGTLLIGVEDDGNIYGLEDDYETFSEEQKREVFQRHLHDIIGSAMEPRFNDFIDVSFVTMENKDVCVVNIDHASRPAHLENQGEQEFYLRQGNRTIPLDPKQMVEYINDEFEDS; translated from the coding sequence ATGCAGCACGGCGATCCAATCAGGCCCGATGACGAACCAATTGGGTCCTATATTGAGGGATTGAAACAGAAGGAGTATCAGATCCCTACCTTCCAACGGGAGGTCGTTTGGGAACGGGACAACATCAAGAAGTTGTGGGACAGTATCTATCGTTTTTATCCCATCGGAAGTATCCTTATCTGGAATTCTGATACCGAGCTTGAAAAGCACCGGGAAATCGGTGGTCACGAAATAAACGATCCAGATAAAAATTCAAATTTCAACTACATTCTTGACGGGCAGCAGCGGACAACTTCCCTGCTAACCTCTCTGTACGGCGTGAAGGGAGAATGGGAAGGTGACTTTGATCCCACGTTGTATATCGACTTGACTGTTGAGGAAGCAGATGACGTGGACGATGCCAACTATAAGCGGCGATTTCTCTTTGAGGACGAAGTTGACGACGACAGCGAGCATGTTTTCAAAATTATTGATATCTACAAAGATCCGTGGGAGATTGACGATCAGCTAGCTGCCCAGGGGCTTGAAAACGGGCATCCAATCAGAGATCGGTTGCGGAGTTTCAGTAAAGTCCTGCAGCAGTATCGAATCCCGTTCATCAAACTGCGTGATATAGAGATCAACGAAGTTACTGAGATTTTCGAGCGAGTTAATCAGGAAGGAGAGCCCCTTGACATCTTCGATATCATCGTGGCCAAGACTTTCCGTCCGACTGGACATCCCGACGGCGGATTCTATCTCCGTGAAATGATAGAGGATTTCCGGGAAAACACAGAAGGCGAGTTCGTCAGCATCTCGAACAAGACGTATTTAGAGATGTTGGCTATGATCATCAAGTATCACGTGGACGATAATGAGGTCAACAATATTACAAATAGATTCCTTAACGAAATCAAAACCCACCACATTGAAGCGGTGTGGGACGAAGCCAAGCGGGCCTTCCGCATGACGTTTGATTTCTTCGAAAACCATCTTAATCTCAAAGGCCCGAATCTAATTCCCTTCCGGTACTTCTACATCACCGTCGCATTTTATTTTTACGAGAACGACGACCCAGACTACGACTTCCTCAAGAAATACTTCTGGTTCTACTCATTCCAGTCCGAGAACCTGCTCCGGCATACCGGACATCTCCGTCAGGATCACCTTGACCCGCTTTATGATGAAAAGACCGGTGGCGAATTTGAGTTTGAGGAGTTCCGACTTAACAAGCACGATCTCCGATCAGCATCGTACAGCTACCAGGGACGGTTCTCGCGGGCAATTCTCGCGTTCATAGCCTCACATGACCCCAAAGACTGGAAACATTATGACCGTTCGGTCCTCACAGACGTGTACTATCAACTTCAGAAGGAACCGAATCTCCACCACATCTTCCCACGTAACTTCATCGAAAATTATCCCGGAGAAGACGAGTACGACGAAGATAGCTTGATGAATATCGCGTATCTCCCGCAGATCACGAACTTAGAAATCAGTGATCGGAATCCAGTCGAGTATCTCCGGGATTACGATGGTGACGGGTTTGAGGCAGTGTTGGCGTCACACCTTATTCCGCAGGTACTGCTCGAGTGGAGTAGAGACGACGATGTCGGCTACAAGACCCTTGATGAATTCATCAACCGACGTGTCGAACTCTTCATTTCCGAGATTGATGACCATCTAGAGGGAATCCCGCTCAACGTACACGACTCCGCCGCTCAAGACACCGATGTGCGAGTCCTAATTGAAGATGGAGAGACACAGACGACGGAATTCAAATCCACTCTCCGAACTGACGTGAAGGATCAAGGGATGCCGATGGGTCGCGTTGAGTATCAGTGTCTCAAGACGATTAATGGGTTCCTCAATTCCACTGAGGGTGGGACGTTGCTCATTGGCGTGGAGGACGATGGGAATATCTACGGACTTGAAGACGACTATGAAACGTTTAGCGAGGAACAGAAGCGAGAGGTATTCCAACGCCACCTCCATGACATTATCGGGTCGGCTATGGAGCCGCGGTTCAACGACTTCATTGATGTCTCGTTCGTCACGATGGAGAACAAGGACGTCTGCGTCGTGAACATCGATCATGCTTCGAGGCCAGCACATCTTGAAAATCAAGGTGAGCAGGAGTTCTATCTCCGACAGGGCAATCGAACGATTCCGCTTGACCCTAAGCAAATGGTAGAGTACATCAACGACGAGTTTGAAGACTCCTGA